In a genomic window of Carassius carassius chromosome 43, fCarCar2.1, whole genome shotgun sequence:
- the cnot1 gene encoding CCR4-NOT transcription complex subunit 1 isoform X1: MNLDSLSLALSQISYLVDNLTKKNYRASQQEIQHIVNRHGPEADRHLLRCLFSHVDFSGDGKSSGKDFHQTQFLIQECVSLITKPNFISTLCYAIDNPLHYQKSLKPSPHLFTQLSKVLKLSKVQEVIFGLALLNSSNVDLRGFAAQFVKQKLPDLLRSYVDADLGGSQEGGFQDIAIEVLHLLLSHLLFGQKGSSGVGQEQIDAFLKTLCRDFPQERCPVVLAPLLYPDKRDILMDRILPDSGELNKTMMESSLADFMQEVGYGFCASLEECRNIIMQYGMREVTASQVARVLGMMARTHSGLSDGIGLQSISNPVGGGIWSDGKDKSDGSQAHTWNVEVLIDVVKEVNPNLNFKEVTYELDHPGFLIRDSKGLQIVVCGIQRGLGLEVFPVDLIYRPWKHAEGQLSFIQHSLMSPEVFCFADYPCHAVAIDILKAPPEDDNREIATWKSLDLVESLLRLSEVGHYEQVKQLFSFPIKHCPDMLVLALLQISTSWHTLRHELISTLMPIFLGNHPNSAIILHYAWHGQGQSPSIRQLIMHSMAEWYMRGEQYDQAKLSRILDVAQDLKSLSMLLNGTPFAFVIDLAALASRREYLKLDKWLTDKIREHGEPFIQACVTFLKRRCPSILGGLAPEKDQPKSAQLPPETLATMLACLQSCAGSVSQELSETILTMVANCSNVMNKARQPPPGVLPKGRAPSTSSLDAISPVQMDPLSAISSLSLGVSSTSHTPSMQGFPSLQGSAFSNPQSPAKAFSNLPNPNPSTAFPVISPLSSQLQGSLSTSLTGIGSGLGMPAVSSDPFGTRKMSTPGLNPPTFQQTDLSQVWPEANQHFSKEIDDEANSYFQRIYNHPPHPTMSVDEVLEMLQRFKDSNVKREREVFNCMLRNLFEEYRFFPQYPDKELHITACLFGGIIEKGLVTYMALGLALRYVLEALRKPFGSKMYYFGIAALDRFKNRLKDYPQYCQHLASIAHFLQFPHHLQEYIEYGQQSRDPPVKMQGSITTPGSLALAQAQAQSQTPKPPQPGQTCTLVTTATTTTTAPKTTTITRPTAVGPKKDVPPSINTTNIDTLLVATDQTERIVEPPENVQEKIAFIFNNLSQSNMSQKVEELKETVKEEFMPWVSQYLVMKRVSIEPNFHSLYSNFLDTLKNPEFVKMVLSETYRNIKVLLTSDKAAANFSDRSLLKNLGHWLGIITLAKNKPILYTDLELKSLLLEAYVKGQQELLYVVPFVAKVLESSLRSVIFRPQNPWTMGIMNVLAELHQEHDLKLNLKFEIEVLCKNLSLDISELKPGNLLRDKEKLKNLEEQLSAPKKETKPPEEMLPIVTTVDSVPFTAAPSTPATTTTCTATGPPTPQFSYHDINVYALAGLAPHINININIPLLQAHPQLKQCVRPAIERAVQELVHPVVDRSIKIAMTTCEQIVRKDFALDSEESHMRVAAHHMMRNLTAGMAMITCREPLLMSIATNLKNSFAAALRAPTPQQREMMEEAAARIAQDNCELACCFIQKTAVEKAGPEMDKRLATEFELRKHARQEGRRYCDPMVLTYQAERMPEQIRLKVGGVDPKQLAVYEEFARNVPGFLPSNDLSQPTGFLAQPMKQQAWPTDDVAHIYDKCISDLEQHVHAIPPALAMNPQTQAMRSLLDAIVMARNSRDGIAALGLLQKAVEGLLDATSGADSDLLLSYRECHLLVLKALQDGRAYGPQWCNKQITRCLIECRDEYKYNVDAVELLIRNHLVNMQQYDLHLAQSMENGLNYMAVAFAMQLVKLLLVDERSVSHITEADLFHTIETLMRTNAHSRANAPEGLPQLMDVVRSNYEAMIDRHHGGPNFMMHSGISQASEYDDPPGLREKAEYLLREWVNLYHSAAAGRDSTKAFSAFVGQMHQQGILKTDDLITRFFRLCTEMCVEISYRAQAEQQHPTTSPAIIRAKCYHNLDAFVRLIALLVKHSGEATNTVTKINLLNKVGMLTMVLGIVVGVLIQDHDVRQTEFQQLPYHRIFIMLLLELNAPEHVLETINFQTLTAFCNTFHILRPTKAPGFVYAWLELISHRIFIARMLAHTPQQKGWPMYAQLLIDLFKYLAPFLRNVELNKPMQILYKGTLRVLLVLLHDFPEFLCDYHYGFCDVIPPNCIQLRNLILSAFPRNMRLPDPFTPNLKVDMLSEINIAPRILTNFTGVMPSQFKKDLDSYLKTRSPVTFLSELRSNLQVSNEPGNRYNIQLINALVLYVGTQAIAHIHNKGSTPSMSTITHSAHMDIFQNLAVDLDTEGRYLFLNAIANQLRYPNSHTHYFSCTMLYLFAEANAEAIQEQITRVLLERLIVNRPHPWGLLITFIELIKNPAFKFWSHDFVHCAPEIEKLFQSVAQCCMGQKQAQQVMEGTGAS, from the exons ATGAATCTTGACTCGCTCTCGCTGGCTTTGTCTCAAATCAGCTACCTGGTGGACAATTTAACTAAGAAAAACTACAGAGCCAGCCAGCAGGAAATACAACAT ATTGTGAATCGTCACGGCCCTGAGGCAGACCGGCATTTATTACGCTGTCTCTTTTCCCATGTGGATTTCAGTGGCGATGGTAAAAGCAGTGGCAAAGATTTTCACCAG ACACAGTTTCTGATCCAGGAGTGCGTGTCTCTTATTACAAAACCAAATTTTATTTCAACGCTTTGTTACGCTATTGACAATCCCCTGCACTATCAAAAG AGTTTGAAACCATCACCTCATTTATTTACTCAGCTGAGTAAAGTTCTCAAGCTAAGCAAGGTTCAGGAG GTGATTTTTGGCCTTGCTCTGCTGAACTCCAGTAACGTAGACCTCCGAGGGTTTG CTGCTCAATTTGTGAAGCAGAAGCTCCCTGACCTCCTCCGCTCGTACGTGGACGCAGACCTCGGAGGGAGTCAGGAAGGTGGCTTCCAGGACATTGCCATAGAGGTTCTGCATCTGCTCCTCTCCCATCTTCTGTTCGGTCAGAAGGGCTCGAGTGGAGTCGGACAAGAGCAGATTGACGCGTTCCTCAAAACACTGTGCAGAG ATTTCCCGCAGGAGCGCTGTCCTGTGGTGCTCGCACCACTGCTGTACCCTGACAAACGGGACATTCTCATGGACAGGATCCTGCCAGACTCTGGAGAATTAAACAAGACCATGATGGAGAGCTCACTTGCTGACTTCATGCAAGAAGTTGGCTATGGCTTTTGTGCAAG TCTTGAAGAGTGCAGGAACATAATCATGCAGTATGGGATGCGAGAGGTGACAGCCAGTCAGGTGGCCAGAGTGCTGGGCATGATGGCCCGCACTCACTCTGGGCTGTCCGATGGCATTGGCCTGCAG TCCATCTCAAATCCAGTTGGTGGTGGGATCTGGAGTGATGGGAAGGACAAGAGTGATGGCTCTCAGGCCCACACCTGGAATGTTGAAGTTCTAATTGATGTGGTCAAAGAAGTG AACCCCAATCTGAATTTCAAAGAGGTGACCTATGAGCTAGATCACCCTGGCTTCCTGATCCGGGACAGTAAGGGGCTTCAGATAGTGGTCTGTGGGATCCAGAGGGGTCTGGGATTGGAGGTGTTCCCAGTAGACCTAATCTACAGACCATGGAAGCATGCAGAAGGACAG CTGTCATTCATTCAACACTCACTGATGAGTCCTGAAGTCTTCTGCTTTGCTGACTACCCCTGTCATGCTGTTGCCATTGACATCCTGAAGGCCCCACCTGAGGATGACAACCGAGAAATAGCCACATG GAAGAGTTTGGACCTAGTGGAGAGCCTCTTGCGCCTCTCTGAAGTTGGGCATTATGAACAGGTGAAGCAGCTATTCAGCTTTCCCATCAAGCACTGCCCGGACATGCTAGTGCTGGCGCTGCTACAGATCAGTACATCCTGGCACACCCTGCGTCATGAGCTCATCTCCACCCTCATGCCTATCTTCCTGGGCAACCACCCCAACTCTGCCATCATCTTGCACTATGCCTGGCATGGACAG GGCCAGTCCCCATCCATCCGTCAGCTGATCATGCACTCTATGGCTGAGTGGTACATGAGAGGAGAGCAGTACGACCAGGCCAAGCTATCCCGCATCCTGGATGTGGCTCAGGACTTGAAG TCTCTATCGATGCTGCTGAATGGTACTCCGTTTGCCTTTGTTATTGACCTTGCTGCACTTGCCTCTCGCCGTGAATACCTCAAACTTGACAAATGGCTCACTGACAAAATTCGAGAGCACGGG GAGCCGTTCATCCAGGCGTGCGTCACATTCCTGAAGAGACGTTGTCCCTCTATCTTGGGTGGTTTGGCTCCAGAGAAAGACCAGCCGAAAAGTGCTCAACTTCCTCCTGAAACTCTGGCTACCATGCTTGCATGTCTGCAGTCTTGTGCTGG GAGTGTGTCTCAAGAGCTGTCAGAGACTATCTTGACCATGGTGGCCAACTGTAGCAATGTGATGAACAAGGCCCGGCAGCCGCCACCAGGAGTCTTGCCAAAGGGACGAGCTCCCAGCACCAGCAGCTTAGATGCTATTTCACCTGTGCAG atggacCCTCTCTCTGCGATTAGCTCTTTGAGTCTAGGTGTCTCGTCCACCTCTCACACCCCGAGCATGCAAGGATTCCCCAGCCTGCAGGGCTCTGCCTTCAGTAACCCCCAGTCCCCAGCCAAAGCCTTCTCGAACCTGCCCAACCCAAACCCCAGCACAGCTTTCCCAGTTATCAGCCCCCTCTCTTCTCAGCTCCAAG gttcTCTGAGCACAAGCTTGACTGGGATTGGCTCAGGTTTGGGCATGCCCGCTGTCAGCAGTGACCCCTTCGGCACCAGGAAGATGAGCACACCGGGGCTGAACCCACCCACCTTCCAGCAGA CTGACCTCTCTCAGGTGTGGCCCGAGGCAAACCAGCACTTTAGTAAGGAGATAGACGATGAGGCAAACAGCTACTTCCAGCGCATCTACAACCATCCTCCACACCCCACAATGTCCGTAGATGAG GTGCTGGAAATGCTGCAGAGATTTAAGGACTCGAACGTCAAGCGGGAACGGGAAGTTTTTAACTGCATGCTGAGGAATCTGTTTGAGGAGTACCGATTCTTCCCTCAGTATCCGGACAAAGAGCTACACATCACCGCTTGCCTCTTTGGGGGGATCATTGAGAAAGGCCTGGTCACGTACATGGCGCTGGGCTTGGCCTTACGATATGTCCTGGAAGCCTTACGCAAACCATTCGGATCAAAGATGTATTACTTTGGGATAGCTGCACTAGATCGATTTAAAAATAG ACTGAAGGACTATCCCCAGTACTGTCAGCACTTGGCATCAATAGCCCATTTCCTGCAGTTTCCGCACCATTTACAAGAG TATATTGAGTATGGCCAGCAGTCCAGAGACCCTCCTGTGAAGATGCAAGGCTCCATTACCACCCCAGGTAGCCTAGCTTTAGCCCAGGCTCAAGCTCAGTCTCAGACCCCCAAACCCCCTCAACCTGGCCAGACCTGCACCTTAGTGACCACAGCCACCACAACAACCACTGCTCCCAAAACCACCACCATCACGAGACCTACAGCTGTTGGACCGAAGAAGGACGTCCCA CCTTCGATCAACACCACAAACATTGACACCTTGTTGGTGGCCACAGACCAAACTGAAAGGATCGTTGAGCCCCCAGAGAATGTTCAGGAGAAGATTGCATTCATCTTCAACAACTTGTCCCAATCAAACATGTCCCAAAAg GTGGAGGAGCTGAAAGAGACTGTGAAAGAAGAATTCATGCCCTGGGTTTCTCAGTACCTGGTTATGAAACGTGTCAGCATTGAGCCCAACTTCCACAGCCTGTATTCTAACTTCCTGGACACACTGAAAAACCCAGAGTTTGTAAAGATGGTTCTCAGTGAGACTTACAGAAACATCAAG GTCCTCCTTACCTCTGATAAGGCAGCTGCTAACTTCTCAGATCGATCCCTGCTGAAGAATTTGGGTCACTGGCTTGGAATAATCACCCTAGCTAAAAACAAACCCATACTGTACACA GACCTGGAGCTGAAATCTCTCTTGCTGGAGGCTTATGTGAAAGGCCAACAGGAGTTGCTGTATGTCGTCCCCTTTGTGGCCAAAGTCTTGGAATCAAGTCTACGGAGTGTG ATCTTCAGACCGCAGAACCCTTGGACCATGGGTATCATGAATGTACTGGCTGAGCTCCACCAGGAACATGACTTAAAG CTTAACCTCAAGTTCGAGATTGAGGTGCTCTGCAAGAATCTGTCTTTGGACATCAGTGAGCTAAAACCAGGAAACCTACTGAGAGACAAAGAGAAGCTGAAGAACTTGGAGGAGCAGCTCTCTGCACCAAAGAAAGAGACCAAGCCTCCTGAAGAGATGTTGCCTATAGTTACAACAG TAGATTCTGTTCCATTTACAGCTGCTCCGTCAACTCCAGCCACCACCACGACCTGTACGGCCACGGGACCACCCACACCACAGTTCAGCTACCATGACATCAATGTGTATGCCTTGGCTGGCCTGGCCCCACACATCAACATCAATATTAAC ATCCCATTACTACAGGCCCACCCTCAGCTGAAGCAGTGTGTAAGACCAGCAATTGAGCGTGCCGTACAGGAACTGGTTCACCCAGTGGTGGACCGATCCATCAAGATCGCCATGACAACCTGTGAGCAGATAGTCAGGAAGGACTTTGCGCTAGACTCTGAGGAGTCTCACATGCGTGTGGCCGCCCACCACATGATGCGTAACCTGACTGCCGGCATGGCCATGATCACCTGCAGGGAGCCTCTGCTCATGAGCATCGCCACCAACCTGAAGAACAGCTTTGCTGCAGCTCTTAGG GCTCCCACACCCCAGCAGAGAGAGATGATGGAAGAGGCGGCTGCTCGCATCGCACAGGACAACTGTGAGCTTGCTTGTTGCTTTATCCAGAAGACAGCCGTGGAGAAAGCTGGACCAGAGATGGACAAGAGGCTGGCCACT GAATTCGAGCTGAGGAAGCATGCTCGCCAAGAAGGTCGACGCTACTGTGACCCTATGGTGCTCACCTATCAGGCTGAGCGCATGCCAGAGCAGATCAGACTGAAG GTCGGTGGAGTGGATCCTAAACAGCTGGCTGTTTATGAAGAGTTTGCCCGTAATGTCCCAGGCTTCCTACCCAGTAATGACCTGTCTCAGCCAACTGGTTTCCTTGCCCAGCCAATGAAG CAACAGGCATGGCCCACAGATGATGTGGCTCACATCTATGATAAGTGCATTTCAGACCTGGAGCAGCACGTGCATGCAATTCCACCTGCCCTGGCCATGAACCCACAGACCCAGGCCATGCGCAGCCTTCTGGATGCCATTGTCATGGCTAGAAACTCCCGTGATGGCATAGCTGCCCTGGGCCTTTTGCAGAAG GCTGTGGAGGGTCTGCTGGATGCCACCAGTGGCGCTGATTCTGATCTTTTGCTGAGCTACAGGGAGTGCCACCTACTGGTGCTGAAAGCCCTACAGGACGGTCGTGCTTACGGTCCACAGTGGTGCAACAAACAAATCACCAG ATGCCTGATTGAGTGCAGAGATGAATACAAGTACAACGTTGATGCTGTGGAGCTCCTCATTAGAAACCACCTGGTCAACATGCAGCAGTATGACTTACACCTGGCTCAG tccATGGAGAACGGGCTCAACTACATGGCCGTGGCATTCGCCATGCAGCTGGTGAAGCTCCTACTGGTTGATGAGCGTAGCGTGAGTCACATCACTGAAGCTGATCTCTTCCACACCATTGAGACGCTGATGAGGACCAATGCCCACTCCAGAGCTAATGCTCCTGAAGG TTTGCCCCAGCTGATGGATGTTGTCCGCTCCAACTATGAAGCCATGATCGATCGTCACCATGGTGGGCCGAACTTCATGATGCACTCTGGGATTTCTCAAGCCTCTGAGTACGATGACCCACCAGGCCTTAGAGAGAAGGCAGAGTACCTGCTGAGAGAATGGGTCAACCTATACCACTCAGCAGCTGCAGGAAGAGACAGCACCAAGGCCTTCTCTGCATTTGTTGGCCAG ATGCACCAGCAGGGCATCCTGAAGACCGATGACCTGATCACTCGCTTCTTCCGGCTGTGCACAGAAATGTGTGTGGAGATCAGTTATCGTGCTCAAGCCGAACAGCAGCACCCAACCACCAGCCCTGCCATCATCAGAGCCAAGTGCTACCATAACCTGGATGCTTTTGTTCGGCTCATTGCGCTTCTTGTCAAACACTCCGGAGAGGCCACCAACACGGTCACCAAAATCAACCTTCTCAACAAGGTTGGAATGCTTACAATG GTTCTAGGCATTGTGGTGGGTGTATTGATCCAGGATCACGATGTGAGGCAGACGGAGTTCCAGCAGCTTCCGTACCACAGAATCTTCATCATGCTCCTGCTGGAGCTAAACGCACCAGAGCATGTGCTGGAGACCATCAACTTCCAGACCCTCACTGCCTTCTG CAATACCTTCCACATCCTGAGACCAACTAAAGCACCTGGTTTTGTCTATGCTTGGCTGGAGCTCATCTCACACCGCATCTTCATTGCCAGGATGCTTGCACATACCCCACAACAGAAG GGTTGGCCAATGTATGCCCAGCTGCTGATAGACTTGTTCAAGTATCTTGCACCCTTCCTAAGGAATGTTGAACTCAACAAACCTATGCAAATTCTCTACAAG GGAACACTTCGTGTTCTGCTTGTCCTGCTACATGACTTCCCAGAATTCCTGTGTGACTACCATTATGGTTTCTGCGACGTCATCCCGCCCAACTGCATCCAGCTGAGGAACCTGATCCTGAGTGCCTTCCCCCGCAATATGAGGCTTCCAGACCCCTTCACCCCTAATCTGAAG GTGGATATGCTGAGTGAAATCAACATCGCTCCCCGCATCCTCACTAACTTCACCGGTGTGATGCCGTCCCAGTTTAAAAAGGATCTTGACTCCTACCTCAAGACCCGTTCTCCTGTCACCTTCCTTTCTGAGCTGCGCAGCAACCTGCAG GTGTCCAACGAGCCAGGCAACCGTTACAACATTCAGCTGATCAATGCTCTGGTGCTGTACGTTGGAACCCAGGCCATTGCCCACATCCATAACAAGGGTAGCACTCCCTCCATGAGCACCATCACTCACTCGGCTCACATGGACATCTTCCAGAACCTCGCAGTCGATCTAGACACTGAGG GCCGCTATCTGTTCCTGAATGCGATAGCCAATCAGCTGCGTTATCCAAACAGCCACACGCACTACTTTAGCTGTACCATGCTGTATTTGTTTGCCGAGGCCAATGCTGAAGCCATTCAAGAGCAGATCACCAG